The Spinacia oleracea cultivar Varoflay chromosome 2, BTI_SOV_V1, whole genome shotgun sequence DNA segment CCTCTGGTAAaagccaataatctaccaattccgTCCAACTCCTAGTGGACACTCCATCAGGCACGTTGGCATAGTTCTCTTCTCGAGATTTATTCACTGGATCGAAAAAATCCCTCTTCAATTTGTATCGATGATTGTTCCATGGTTTGTCAATACGCATCACTAGTGCCTTGTTAACTAGAGGTCCATCAGGTAACacaaaatgtttcttcaaaaaaaaaaaggaaaaattaagttacaatgttaacaaaataatttgcctagctagttctgatcagatcagatcagactgatctgtctgatctgatcagcactgatctgatcAAAACTAGCTAGGTGAACTTAGTGATTCTGCAGAAACTTAACCCGGGGTCGGAACCCCCATGACCAAATAAAAACCTGAAAAACGGGCAACTGATTGATGAACACAGATGGAAACAGAATAAATTTAAAGCTAATTACACAGTTAACCAAGCTAAAATAAAACTACAATTAACATAAGTGTTAAGAACAATAAATCCACATACCCGAATCATTGTAACAACATTAGTTTTTAACTGATTGTTCACAGCACGCCAACTTGGGACTCCCACTGGACAAAGTGAATCATTTTTTGCAATATCTCCAAGGAAGCTCACAAGGATCTTCCCACCTTTTCGAATAGGTTGGTTGAATTCATTGAGCTTGACAATGTATCTGAACCCCTTTGCATCATGCCAAACGTCTCGAGGCAGAACTGGTCCCTTTACTAGATGTCGTATTCCATCAGCATCTGTCACAGGAGCTAAATCAGACTAAAAAATCACCAAGATCGATAATTTACAGTTTGCATATTTGATGTAGAGACATGTTTACCTATAGCTATAGCCTCCACCTTCTCATCAAACTCCCTCGATTCTGGCCAATTTGGAATAATGATTCGATGTCGAAGTGTTGCTTTCTTCACAGCAGTATCACTTCCTTCTCCTTGATCAAATTCATTTTCACTCTCAGAAGCCGATTCTTCAAATTCGTCCCAGTTGTAGTTTGGCATAACTTCACTCTCAACCTGATTGGATGGAGGAGATCGCAGAGGTTGAAATGCATTCTCACTCACATGCATGTATGTTGGAGGCAACTGACCTTCTTGCTTCCCGGTTCTCTTTTTCATTGCCATGGTGTCTGGTGGTGTAGGAGATTGTGACATCACATGTTTTGTTGCTCCCAAAGGTGCAACAAATGCTCTTTTCTCTAAATGTGGTTTGACACTTGTAAAAGAAGATACCGGCTGTTGTGTAGCTTTTTGAGGTTGTTGTGTAGCTTTGTGAAGCTGATGGGTAGTTTTTTGAGGCTGATTGGTAGCTGTTTGAGGCTGTTGGGAAGCTTTGAAAGGCTGCAAAGAAGGCTGCAAGGTAGCTTTGAAAGGCTGCAACACAGGCTGCATAGTAGGCTGGTGTGGATTCGGTGTTGACGCTTTTTGTGTTGCAATTTCAGTCAGATTGGGAAACGTAGGTCCTTTATACCATCTACTTTGTGTTGTTCCTGTAAGAGTGGGCggaattggttgttgtaatgggTTAGAGGATGGTTTTGTCTGGGTAAAGGATGGTTTTGATAATGCCTTCAGTTGTGGCTTTGAAACCATGGAAGTAGGCCGAGACAAGGATGATTGTGGTGCAACCATGGTTTTTTTAGCAGCTACTGGTTGCTTAATGGGTTGTGATACCGTCCCAAATGTCTGTGACACTCCAAGTGTTGGAGGACTGAACGGTCCCCAGTTTTGGGTGGATGGATCAGAAGATTTTGGGGACTTGGATGCAGCAATGCTCGACCCTTCGTCAATAGCTACCAATGTTCTTTTAGTCCTGTAACTCATATTTTAGTTCCTGTTCAGAAAGTAAGAAACACAATCAGCCATGAATAAAAAGGTCATTAAACCAACTCAATTGCTACAAGAATGAATCACTAAATAGGATAATAGGTATTCACTCAAAGTGACAATCATACACGTTAAATCAGTTTAACATTTTCACATAAACAAGAATTACAATGAGCAGAAAACTCCGAAAATATAGAAGCAAAGTGCAAATCTGATTGAGAAAAAGAAATTCATCTTGGCTCTAATTGGTCGTTAGCTCACTGAGTGATCTAGAGTCTAGAATATACAAGTCATAGACTCAAAAGTCTGAAACCTTCAAGGAACTTGAAAACTTTATATTGGAAGGCCTTTTGCTCCGTTCATCCCTTTATTAAGTTTCATTATAACCTGTCACATTACAAGCATAAGCACGAAACAAGATAGAGAAggcaaaccagaaaggaaacaACTAACGGAAATGCACTGAAGATATTATCAGAAAGTGAAGATATTAGCACTATGGAAACAACCAACCTCCAGGTGGCTACCAAATCTCCCTGGAGGTCGAATTAGCACTATGGCCCCTACGAATGTGGATGCGAATGAGTGTGTAGCAGCTTGGTGGAATGAGGAGGGTGATGGATGGCATTTGGAGGGATTGATCTCACATCTTTGGGTGCACGAACAGGAAGCTATCAAGATAATGAGGGTAGCAAGAATTTTGTTTATCTCCCTTGAACTCAAATTATCCCTTTATTGGTTTTAACATGTATTTTGTTTCTGCAGAGatacttgaaatttgaagaatCTGCAGGTGACCCTGCGCGTGTTCAGATTCTATATGAACGTGCTATCACTGAGTTTCCTATATCTAGTGATTTGTGGACTGACTATGCACGCTATATAGAAAAGAAGCTCAAGGTACTTTCTCAATTTCTGATTTTAACTGTTTTGGTTGAGAAATCTGCTAGCTAGCTTATTGTCAGTTgccaaaaaacaattttttcagTTCTGATGGATCAAAGAGATGATCTCATAGCTGGCACACTtccttttttttgggtgtagTTTAGACTGAAGTTATAAGCAATATTTTAGTTGGCCTACACTCATTTACTACACTTTTGCTCTACAGTTATGAGGGAAAGGGCAAGATGAACCTGCTACACCCTCCTTTTCTGAGATTCAGACTACAGTGAAAACTCtcaatttttatattatcatgGCACCAGGAAAAAGCTAAAGAACAATCTAAAACAAGTCATCAAACAAATCAGGAAGCTGTGAACCAGCAAAACAACATCAAGCAACAGTTGCATGTCTGACATGTATTAACAAAATGATTTGGCTACCTTATTAGTTATTCCCCATTCTGTTTTGAAAAGAAAGGAGGGGAACCATACCTAGAATAAAGATCTTTGCTGCTTGATTCAGAGAGCCTAAATCAGTAATATCCTGAGCCTGTAGTTTTAAGAAAATGATTATCAAGAGAGTTATACATTCCATAGGAGAGAAAACAGGCGATAAAAGGATCAATATTACAATACAAATGAGCTTAGAGAAGCTTGAAAAAAGCTAGCTATAATTATATAAAGTCGGTGGTCACATATGATTCTCAAAGTCAAAAGACATAGAAAGACGATCCAATGGGTGATCCAGCAGCTTAGTATAGTAGTAAATGGCAGCTTTGAAGAGGTGGATGcacattgttaattgttaacatGAATGCAGAACACAAACATCTAAGGGAGAATCAAGCCTAAATTGCAGAACTCGAAACAGACAGAAACATAAATGAAGAAGTAAAGAGGTAACGTGTTGATACTTGTGTAATATTGGAAACTACTGGAGTGATGTTTACTGTTATAAACAATGAAATCTAGTGAATTGTTTTTAGCAATATTTTACATTGGAGTCATTTCATGATTAACTCACAGCATTTCACTAATCTTACAGATTCAAAACCGGTTTGTCTGTGTGGTTCTCCTTAGATAGCCAGGCATGATATTTTGGCAACTCTGACAGATACGCTTTGTCAAAGGGGGGTAAAACTTTCAGAACCAATACAGATGCATACAAACAAGAATCAATCTTTTCCCAATAAACCTTATTGTTTAGTTATAATGGACCAACCCACCCCTGACACACATTTTCTTGTGTACCACAGGCGCAacaaaaaagggaagaaaagcaacaacaacactgcAACAACAATGAACCAAATCAAATACAAAAGGgggaaatcacaaaaaataaagataaattgCCCCCTTTTCACGGAATAACGGTATAAAAATATATGTATCACCATCAAAGAAACTAGTAGTAGGGTACTTGGACATTAGTAGACAATAAAATAAGTGAGTATAGATTAAGTATATAACTCATTATTCAACCAGATTAAACAATATGACTCACAACGTCAtgaacaaatacaaatacaaagcaaaacaataaaaaatatgCATGATCAATTGGTCCCACCCTCTTCCTCTACTGGTAAAGAATCCCCTAAATCAAACACATCTCTAGGCTTGTTCTTAACAACATGCAACCATCCCTTTTGTATCTCATCTTCTATGTAAAAAACTTGTTTTGCTTGAGATGAGAATACAAATGGATCATCTTGCAACAATCGTCCAGAATGCATCAATTTAGAGAAATTGACACATACTCCGCCATTTGGATATGCTTTTACACCCCTATGAATGTCTACCCAATCACAACGAAACAATACAACTTTGTAATCTCCGTAATAATCTAATTCATAGATATGTTTCACTTTTCCATAGTAGGCATCTCCATCCGCTTCGACCATAATTCCAGAATTTTGTGCCAAAAGACGAGAATCGCGATCCGTGGAAAGGAATTTGTATCCATTGATTATGtatccttttaattttctacCATAAGAATGCAAACCACCCGCCAAAGCTTTTCTTAGTTTCCCATCTTCGGTGGTTGCATCTATGTAATGTACCTACGATGATACATCATTAAatcaaatacattttttttaaaagaagtaTGTATTCACATTAAAAGAACTTAAGTAACCTTATTTTGCAGCCACCCTCCAAACTCATTGATGATCCAGTTACTTTCATCACTCTCCGTGACAGGATTTTGTAAGTTCATTTGACGTTTCTCGGTTAAAAATTCACTTcatggaagaagaacaaaattaaaaatcatctattataacaattgataattcaAAAGAAAACCAACATAATACTTACTCCAGATCCCCTTTTATCTCATCAGAGTGAAGCAAAATGTAGCGATGAGCTTGTTTTAAGCTTTTGTCATCAAGGCGAATGCTGACCTCCTTCCCAATAACTCGACCACCAGAATTAAACAAGTAATCATTGGGATTTGGAATGTCATCATCCATCCTTTTAGGTATGTTGAAAATGGTCTTAACACCTTGAAGATATCTCGAACAAAACCTAATTGTCTCCTCTAAAAGGAAGCCTTCTGCAATAGATCCTTCAGGTTGGGCTTTATTGGTTACATGTGATTTCAAATGGGACAAGTACCTTTCAAATAAAACATTTGTActtaatatatgataaatgtgaaatattaaataaaaagaatataatttAGACGTGTAAGATATTAACCTTTCAATGGGATACATCCATCTGTATTGCACTGGTCCACCAAGTTTAACCTCCTCCACTAAGTGAATCAACAAATGGACCATGATTGTGAAAAATGAAGGCAGAAACTCCTTTTCCAACTCACAAAGAgttaaaataatttcattttgaaGACCATCTAAATCATCTGGATCAATAGTTGTAGAGCACAACTTCTTGAAAAAGGAAGACAATCTAGCCAACAAGTCAATTACTTTTGTAGCTTTAGAGGCCCTTAAGGCAACGGGAAGGATATCCTGCATTAGAACATGGTTGTCATGACTTTTGAGGTTAATCAACTTCCTTTGCTTCATATTCACACAACTAGAAAGGTTGGATCCATATCCATCAGGAACTTTAATTTTCTGCAAAACATTTAGGAACCTCTCCTTCTCCTCCGTAGACATAGAATAGGAAGCCGGAGGCATGCATTCACCTCCGTTAGGATTAGTACTCAGCCAAAGGTGAGACTTTATTCTCCATGCTTCAAGGGCTTCTCGATCATTCCTACTATCTCTACTCTTATCCATGCTAAGAAGAGTTCCCAAAATATTCTCAGACAcgtttttctcaatgtgcatcaCATCTAAATTATGCCTTAGAAGATTATGCTCCCAATACACCAAATCAAAGAATATGCTTCTCTTGGTACCAAAGTCACTTTCATCTTGgacatcatcgtcatcatcgtGTCCTCTTTGCCTCTTTTTCGGTGGTGCCTTCGACTTTCCATAAACATGCTTCACCTTTTCTTGCTGCCTCAATATATCAGTGCCGCTAGGACGAGATGGGGCTTTACCCCACTCATTAGTTCCAAACTTCTCACAAAACTTGTCACCTTGACATCGATATGGGTGATCTGCAGGTAACCATTTTCTATAGCTACAATAGCAAATCTTGCTCCCAAATCTATCAGAAGGCGTGGAATCTAAGCATATAGGACATGCATTGTAACCTTTTGTGCTCAAACCAGAGAGCATTGCATAGCCGGGAAAGTCATTAATAGTCCAAAGCAAAGCCGCACGCAAATTAAATTTCTCTCCGGCAAAAGCATCAAAAGCTTCAACCCCTGTCCACAGCAATTTCAATTCATGCACTAATGGCTGCAGATACACGTCAATATCATTTCCGGGACCTGATTTTCCAGGAATAAGCGTGGACAGAATGAAAGAAGACGGTTTCATACATAACCATGGTGGAAGATTATAAGGAATCAACATCACTGGCCACGTACTATAAGTGGTGTTCATTAAACGGTAAGGattaaaaccatcactcgcaagACCTAATCGAACACTACGAGGGTCTAATGCAAAATCACTGTGACGCTCATCAAATGCCTTCCATGCTAAGCCATCTGAAGGATGCCTTAAAATCTTCTTATCATCTTCACCCAATCGCTCTGTATCATGCCATCTCATATCTTCTGCTGTTGATGATGACATGTAGATTCTTTTTAGTCTCGGTATAAGAGGGAAATATCGCATTACCTTAGCTGGCACACCTTTCTTACAAGTATCCGTACCTTGATCACTTACAACGTTGCCCCTATCCTTAGTTTTCTTCCACCTCGATGTACCACAAACATGACACTTGTCTTTCTTTAAAAATTCACCCCAATACAACATGCAATTATTCGGACAAGCATCAATCTTTTCATACCCAAGGCCCAAGtcttttatcattttcttaCTGTAATAATAAGATGAGGGAAAATCAAGTATTTGAGGAAATGCATCTAGAATTAGCTTCAACAACATATTGAAAGATTCTATGGACCAGTGATTCATACACTTCAAGTGAAACAAGTGtaacagaaaagataactttgAAAAATTGATACACCCCTCGTACAATTTCTCCTCAGAAGCTTCAAGCAACTTCTTATATGTCACATCTTCTTCTATTGTAGAATAATCATATTCTACATCTGTGTCATAGGCCAAGGGCTCCTCAATCCATTCATCATCCTCTCGTGCTTCTAAATTTGGGCAATTGGGAGGCATATTAACACTAAATGCTGATCTTAATAGCCCTCCCATATTATCTCGACCTACAAACCCACTTTGGTTATCAAGGGATCCTTCACTAGTAAtccctccatcactctcaaacaTACGCTGAAACGTATCCCCTTTACCATGAAAAATCCAATCCTTATATGGCTTATAAAATCCCTTAAACAAAATATGCCTCTCCACTTCATTTACGGAGAACCATTTCTCTACCTTACATTTCTTACATGGACATCTAATTTTTCCTTCGACTAGATCTTGCTTGGCAAACTCAATAAATTCCATACAACCGTCGATATATTCATGATGACCAGTGGGTAGATCGATCCAACTTTTATCCATATCTATACGAAATTAGTTGAGTAATTAGTAATATACGTCGGTCGCAGAATAGGAAATTTTTATatgtacttattaaaatattataatCATTCTTAGAACCTTGATATATCACACGAGATTAATTTAAGTCACATAACACCTCCGTACACAACTCTTCTTAATTCATACCATAACTTATGGTTTTTTGTTTAATCATTCTTCCTTAGTGACTAATATTTGTGATCTATCTTCATCTTCTAAAAGTTATTACCCTATATCACTTCCatattatattttctttttgcgTACAAGATCATACTTTCAACTTCACATGAATTTGCAAGGAAAATAAAGCATGTGATTTTAGCGCACAAGGTGATATTTTCAACTTCACACGAAGACAACAATATAAATCCATTTTTTAAAAAGAGTAAGAGTACCTTAAGTAACGTGGCAtcacataatcagaatttatggtaaaatttcTTGGATTAAATGTAATTAAGCTAAGAAAAACTATGTAGTGGGGATAATGTAATTAGACAAACAATACCAACACAAAATGCCAAAGCTAACAAAAATACGTACTTACAAATTTGAAGCTATTATATCAAAACATTTGAAATTAAATCAACAGGAATACAATAGAAAGATCCAACTTTTGCATGATTGACGTAAGTTATGATAGCACAATAAACGTCGGTATATGCTCATTGTATATATATTGGACATCGAGGAAATGTAAAGCCACGGAAATTATATTCTAACACTTAACAAACCTAACTTGCAGAGTTGTAGCCCACCCTTGTCCATACAAAATTAGGGAAATAACAATTGTCCAATAAAAAACCTAAAAGGGACTTTATAGTATACATACCTCTAGTATCAAAGAGCATATGCAACGTACGAACCGATGCAGAACCTACGAACAACGCTAAAGACTTGCAGGAAACCTTGAACCGGTGTAGCAACGCACGAACTGATGCACGAACCTACGAACAACGCTAAAGAATCACAGGAAACCTTGAACCGGTGTGGTCGGCGAAACCTGATAATGTTGATAAATTATGGTCAAAATATAAGGACAACAACATTATCAGGAATTTaaaatctaaaaaatatagtagatGAAGTTATCAACTTAAACAGAAAACACTACAAACATATCAATTCATGACCATGAATGCTCCATGAAAATGAACAAATGTAGGGAAGCAATGTGCTAAGCGCAGGTCAAAGAAGGGTGTTTTTTCTACATGGAAAGTAAAAGCAAATATTATCTGCAATCTACTCCGCGATAAGGGGATCAAGCAATTGAGTTTACGAAAGTCGTTATTGTGGGGCGACAAAAAtaccagaggag contains these protein-coding regions:
- the LOC110784025 gene encoding uncharacterized protein, producing the protein MSYRTKRTLVAIDEGSSIAASKSPKSSDPSTQNWGPFSPPTLGVSQTFGTVSQPIKQPVAAKKTMVAPQSSLSRPTSMVSKPQLKALSKPSFTQTKPSSNPLQQPIPPTLTGTTQSRWYKGPTFPNLTEIATQKASTPNPHQPTMQPVLQPFKATLQPSLQPFKASQQPQTATNQPQKTTHQLHKATQQPQKATQQPVSSFTSVKPHLEKRAFVAPLGATKHVMSQSPTPPDTMAMKKRTGKQEGQLPPTYMHVSENAFQPLRSPPSNQVESEVMPNYNWDEFEESASESENEFDQGEGSDTAVKKATLRHRIIIPNWPESREFDEKVEAIAIDADGIRHLVKGPVLPRDVWHDAKGFRYIVKLNEFNQPIRKGGKILVSFLGDIAKNDSLCPVGVPSWRAVNNQLKTNVVTMIRKHFVLPDGPLVNKALVMRIDKPWNNHRYKLKRDFFDPVNKSREENYANVPDGVSTRSWTELVDYWLLPEAMEKSEMGKNARALQGNKHNSGATSFANRRVDMKEKKGVFSELAFFKSVYAKEDGSFKEGTLPHQFVEDANKKVQENLVSSSSSKPVIEIENAVFNELMYKGEVPKRPLNYGFGVKQSDIFGVEGLLRKEGSSYVNNNAMEVENMKGEISVVKKQNEDLAQQNQVLNTKFEETTQSFKMIASFLGQVLKEVRKGNVSSNLLDGAESAINMITDDSGGNGDNQAEK
- the LOC130467411 gene encoding uncharacterized protein, with translation MDKSWIDLPTGHHEYIDGCMEFIEFAKQDLVEGKIRCPCKKCKVEKWFSVNEVERHILFKGFYKPYKDWIFHGKGDTFQRMFESDGGITSEGSLDNQSGFVGRDNMGGLLRSAFSVNMPPNCPNLEAREDDEWIEEPLAYDTDVEYDYSTIEEDVTYKKLLEASEEKLYEGCINFSKLSFLLHLFHLKCMNHWSIESFNMLLKLILDAFPQILDFPSSYYYSKKMIKDLGLGYEKIDACPNNCMLYWGEFLKKDKCHVCGTSRWKKTKDRGNVVSDQGTDTCKKGVPAKVMRYFPLIPRLKRIYMSSSTAEDMRWHDTERLGEDDKKILRHPSDGLAWKAFDERHSDFALDPRSVRLGLASDGFNPYRLMNTTYSTWPVMLIPYNLPPWLCMKPSSFILSTLIPGKSGPGNDIDVYLQPLVHELKLLWTGVEAFDAFAGEKFNLRAALLWTINDFPGYAMLSGLSTKGYNACPICLDSTPSDRFGSKICYCSYRKWLPADHPYRCQGDKFCEKFGTNEWGKAPSRPSGTDILRQQEKVKHVYGKSKAPPKKRQRGHDDDDDVQDESDFGTKRSIFFDLVYWEHNLLRHNLDVMHIEKNVSENILGTLLSMDKSRDSRNDREALEAWRIKSHLWLSTNPNGGECMPPASYSMSTEEKERFLNVLQKIKVPDGYGSNLSSCVNMKQRKLINLKSHDNHVLMQDILPVALRASKATKVIDLLARLSSFFKKLCSTTIDPDDLDGLQNEIILTLCELEKEFLPSFFTIMVHLLIHLVEEVKLGGPVQYRWMYPIERLISYTSKLYSFYLIFHIYHILSTNVLFERYLSHLKSHVTNKAQPEGSIAEGFLLEETIRFCSRYLQGVKTIFNIPKRMDDDIPNPNDYLFNSGGRVIGKEVSIRLDDKSLKQAHRYILLHSDEIKGDLDEFLTEKRQMNLQNPVTESDESNWIINEFGGWLQNKVHYIDATTEDGKLRKALAGGLHSYGRKLKGYIINGYKFLSTDRDSRLLAQNSGIMVEADGDAYYGKVKHIYELDYYGDYKVVLFRCDWVDIHRGVKAYPNGGVCVNFSKLMHSGRLLQDDPFVFSSQAKQVFYIEDEIQKGWLHVVKNKPRDVFDLGDSLPVEEEGGTN